The following are encoded together in the Bos indicus x Bos taurus breed Angus x Brahman F1 hybrid chromosome 24, Bos_hybrid_MaternalHap_v2.0, whole genome shotgun sequence genome:
- the LOC113882977 gene encoding uncharacterized protein LOC113882977 produces MKTSLEECSKCGPGGGPGGNNTGEKEKARAGPAMPGDTDTSAASQDCKDAFSDGSGLQRRFWKPPGLPTLLCGGSHRREMLTSLQPLCSLPCACVLLPGLRGRRARVTPRAGGACELLLLEATIGSLCPYRSQGPRVRLHRGQHGAALPRLQTTVPLPCPLGVACVTRRGRRGHVSRNEPHTHVPALRTTLLDFKRSCF; encoded by the coding sequence ATGAAAACAAGCCTGGAAGAGTGCAGCAAGTGTGGTCCCGGGGGAGGGCCGGGGGGGAATAATAccggagagaaagagaaagcaagggcAGGTCCGGCTATGCCTGGGGACACGGACACCAGCGCCGCCAGTCAGGATTGCAAAGATGCCTTCTCGGATGGGTCAGGCCTCCAGAGAAGATTCTGGAAGCCCCCTGGGTTACCCACCCTGCTCTGTGGCGGTTCGCACCGTCGGGAGATGCTTACTTCTTTGCAGCCTCTTTGCAGCCTgccatgtgcgtgtgtgctgctTCCGGGGCTGCGGGGCCGCCGGGCGCGCGTCACTCCGAGAGCGGGCGGGGCCTGCGAGTTGCTGCTTCTGGAAGCTACGATTGGATCGCTGTGTCCATACCGGTCCCAGGGCCCGAGGGTGCGGCTGCACCGCGGGCAGCATGGAGCAGCCTTACCGCGACTGCAGACAACGGTGCCGTTGCCCTGCCCCCTGGGCGTTGCGTGTGTCACCAGGAGAGGACGTCGCGGCCACGTGTCCAGGAATGAGCCTCACACCCACGTGCCAGCGTTAAGGACCACTCTTTTGGATTTTAAGAGGTCCTGTTTTTAA